In Luteitalea sp., one genomic interval encodes:
- the rpoN gene encoding RNA polymerase factor sigma-54, whose translation MALQQKLHTRLQQKLILTPSLQQAIKLLPLSTLELADMITQELVENPLLEEVPVEDAQRTDAQTQAQTEEEAPPAAKEDRFESWDEQDYAYFFGDYLDEGYRPRMPQEVKELPPIENTLSMPSSLSDHLMWQLSLQTDDAVPREIGTAIIGNLNDDGYLVASVDEIAQMGTWPIADVERSLALVQQFDPIGVAARDLQECLLLQIRYLGLTGSPAEKIVVEHLRLLQNHQVPELARRMGMPIEELKTHIEIVRRLDPKPGSRYNPSPSQYVTPDVYIAKVDDQYVALLNDDSLPQLRISPTYRRLLEKGGENTEETRQYVKEKFRSALWLIKSIDQRQKTIHKVATSIINFQREFLDHGIETLRPLVLRDVANDIGMHESTVSRVVNNKYMHTPQGVFEMKYFFHSGISSSYGDHVSSVAIKQRIRKIIENEDGAKPLSDSKIVSILQHEGLHLARRTIAKYREELKIPTSNQRKLLY comes from the coding sequence ATGGCCCTCCAGCAGAAGCTACACACCCGACTGCAGCAGAAGCTGATTCTCACGCCGTCGCTGCAGCAGGCGATCAAGCTCCTGCCGCTCTCCACCCTGGAGCTGGCAGACATGATCACCCAGGAGCTGGTGGAGAATCCTCTGCTCGAGGAAGTCCCCGTCGAAGACGCTCAACGAACCGACGCACAGACGCAGGCCCAGACGGAAGAAGAGGCGCCGCCAGCGGCCAAAGAGGATCGATTCGAGAGTTGGGACGAGCAGGATTACGCGTACTTCTTCGGCGACTATCTCGACGAGGGCTACCGGCCCCGCATGCCGCAGGAAGTCAAGGAGCTGCCGCCCATCGAGAACACGCTCTCGATGCCCAGCTCGCTCTCGGATCACCTCATGTGGCAGCTCTCGCTGCAAACCGACGACGCGGTGCCACGCGAGATCGGCACGGCCATCATCGGCAATCTCAACGACGATGGGTATCTGGTAGCATCGGTCGACGAGATCGCGCAGATGGGCACTTGGCCGATCGCCGATGTAGAGCGGTCACTCGCACTCGTGCAGCAGTTCGATCCGATCGGCGTCGCGGCGCGCGATCTGCAGGAGTGCCTACTCCTACAAATTCGTTATCTCGGGCTCACCGGCTCACCGGCGGAAAAGATCGTCGTCGAGCACCTGCGGCTGCTGCAAAACCATCAAGTGCCGGAGCTGGCGCGCCGCATGGGCATGCCGATCGAAGAGCTCAAGACGCACATCGAGATCGTCCGTCGGCTGGATCCAAAGCCGGGGAGCCGTTACAATCCGTCGCCTTCGCAGTACGTCACCCCGGATGTGTACATCGCCAAGGTCGATGACCAATACGTCGCGCTCCTCAACGACGACAGCTTGCCGCAGCTACGCATCAGCCCTACCTATCGACGCCTGCTCGAGAAGGGGGGCGAGAACACCGAAGAGACGCGGCAATACGTCAAGGAAAAGTTCCGCTCCGCGCTCTGGTTGATCAAGTCGATCGACCAGCGTCAGAAGACCATTCACAAGGTCGCCACGAGCATCATCAACTTCCAGCGCGAGTTCCTCGACCACGGGATCGAGACCTTGCGCCCCCTCGTCCTACGAGATGTCGCCAACGACATCGGCATGCACGAGTCGACCGTCAGCCGTGTGGTGAACAACAAGTACATGCACACCCCGCAAGGGGTGTTCGAAATGAAGTACTTCTTCCACAGCGGCATCAGCAGCTCGTACGGCGACCACGTCTCATCGGTCGCCATCAAGCAGCGGATCCGGAAGATCATCGAGAACGAAGATGGTGCCAAGCCGCTCAGCGATTCGAAGATCGTGAGCATCCTGCAGCACGAAGGCTTGCACCTCGCGCGACGGACCATCGCCAAGTACCGCGAGGAGCTGAAGATTCCGACGTCCAATCAGCGAAAGCTGCTGTACTGA
- the raiA gene encoding ribosome-associated translation inhibitor RaiA, whose translation MSTAMRVALTGRNVEITPSLRQLVGRRLTRLERLLNDNALSAQVVLTREKHRHVTDIIVHTRGDHILKGLGNDGTWPQSVGVAVEKVMQQAHKVKERWEDRKRRARGGRTVTPAVARPEEAPSQGPHIVRARRYAVKPMRIEDAALAVAVDTNAFLVFRNAETDEVTILYRRKDGHLGLIEP comes from the coding sequence TTGTCCACTGCCATGCGTGTCGCGCTCACCGGTCGCAACGTCGAGATCACGCCGAGCCTGCGCCAGCTGGTCGGCCGGCGGCTCACGCGTCTCGAACGACTCCTCAATGACAACGCTCTCTCGGCCCAGGTCGTCCTGACGCGTGAGAAGCATCGTCACGTCACCGACATCATCGTCCATACCCGTGGGGATCACATCCTCAAGGGGCTCGGCAACGACGGCACCTGGCCGCAGTCGGTCGGTGTCGCGGTCGAGAAGGTGATGCAGCAAGCCCATAAGGTCAAGGAGCGATGGGAGGACCGGAAGCGCCGCGCCCGAGGCGGCCGCACCGTGACCCCTGCCGTCGCACGGCCGGAGGAGGCACCGTCGCAGGGGCCGCATATCGTCCGCGCCAGACGATACGCCGTCAAGCCCATGCGCATCGAAGATGCGGCACTGGCGGTTGCCGTCGACACGAATGCGTTCTTGGTGTTCCGTAATGCCGAGACCGATGAGGTCACGATCCTCTACCGGCGGAAGGATGGGCATCTCGGGCTCATCGAGCCTTAG